The DNA segment TCATACGGAAAATGCTTGAACGCAGTCCGAAGAGAAGGTTAACAGCTCATGAAGTACTATGTAAGTCTCTTCTTAAACAGGTTTAGCATAGTACTCCCTCTGTTTCACAATACATGTCTTTTAAGGTTAAGGCACAAtaattaagaaatgcaattaattttaactaaaagacttTGTTAGCCTTGAATTAATtgcatcaattaattaacttttatttattcCCAAAGTAAAATGACAACTtaaataggggtatatttggtaaaagtcAATTAAGGTGCATGGATTGAAGCAAAATGTCACGTATTatggaataaaaaaaattctctagaaagacatctATTGTGGAATGGAGGTAGTATTAATTTGCTCAAAGTCATGATATCTGTTTGCTTCTTGTATCAGGCCATCCGTGGATTGTAGATGACAGAATTGCCCCGGATAAGCCTCTTGATTCTGCTGTTTTGTCCCGTTTGAAGCAATTCTCTGCAATGAACAAACTTAAGAAGATGGCTTTGCGAGTAAGGCTTTGAAAAATATAGACATACTTTTCCCTCTCTATTATCGTCTCGTTTTGGCAAATTAGTTGATTATTTGGTCAACTGAGCCTTTAATATAGTTAGGTGTCGTTGCTTGCATAAGCAATTATCGAATTCGGATACTAGGTTTCGTAGGTTCCCCTGAAGTAGAGGTGGCAATTATCGGGTTGTGTCGTATCAGTTTCGAGCTAGTGTCGAAATGAGTCAACCCTAACCCaaccaaaaactttcgtgtcaacaTGGTGTTAACCTaatcgggttagtgtcgatttcgtgtcagtgttttcgggttacatgtaattttactatgtactATATTAATGGCGACTTTTAAAAATGTAGGAGGATATGGTgctatatttaaatattttatgtcatttttggattaatATGTTAACAATAATCATCCAAAAGTCCGCTAATATCATGTTGGGGGcaatgtaatgtgtttataacaatctAGGAGGTTTGAGTCGtgtttgcaagtaataattgtaatttttattacatttattaataaaggtgacatgtaaaaacatgaaacaatataacaataatttaaatATCCGTGTCATTTTCGGGTGAGCATATCAACCCTAACCCAATCCAAAAATTTCCGTATCaatccaaaaatgacacattagctaaactcaaacactAAAATTGCGTCTCGTGTGTACTTTTGCCACCTCTACCCTGAAGTAAGCTTTCTCATTGAAAATGTCAACAGTTGGAAATTGCACAACAGTAATCTTTAAAAAAGCTGCCGGTAAATATTAATTGGGTACCGTATCAACACTTCACAAGTTCCTTTCTGATAGAGCGTTTTATTTTCGGGCTGACCCGAGCAGGAAAAGTTTAAGCTCAAGTCTAGTTAGGCTCTTATTGGTTATAGTTTGATGGACATCTTTTTCTTCAATAAAAGTACTTTATTCAGTTTTTGTGCCTGTCTTTCATGGTCAAATCTCGGTTCGGTAGGGCTCGACTCGAGTTCGGATCGGCTCGAGCACTAACAGTATGAGCCTGAGCTTTTCCGGGTTCGGCTCGGAAGCTCGCAAATTGGCTATAAATTTcattaatcatatatatatcattgttttaattttttctttcattaattactattagttttcatcacaattcacagcTCAGATTTAACTCATAAGAAAAAGACACAAAAAAAAGCTTAGGCCTTTGGGTCTTTAGCTAGAaaattaggttttgataaaaaacaaaatacattGCAAACTTTAATATGTATttcattatttatttcttttttgtgAGTTTGTTTTCTCCGACCACGAGTACAATCTATTATTTTTGAATCTCGGACATAACAtgtgattgtttttctttataattttttaaacttATATGAAGTATGTTACAAGCCCTTTTTTGTATGCTCAGCTACTTATTCTATGCACATATGATGAATTTTGTTAAACTGgttagaagctcgataaaagcttggttcggtcaaagctcggtcaGATTCAATCAAAGCTCGGTTTGAGAGGGCTCGGCTCGAAATGTTAATGAGCCAATACCGAACTTACCTAGGCTTGACTCGTTTACACCCCTATAAGCGTCTCCCCAAGCACGGAGGAACACCATCCGAGTGGTTTGGCTCGTAACATATTCAGAGTATACATGTATAAGAATTGACCCCTGTCATGGCATAGGAAACGGACAGAATCTTAGCTAACCCGACATTTTATTTAGGCCTCGTATCGAATCTATTTCAATCTCTATGTCCAACTAACATGTAGTCCTCACTAGTTACGCGAATGAGAATTCTTGTACTGATATCTGTACTAAATTTTAGGTGATAGCAGAGAGTCTATCTGAAGAAGAGATCGGCGGGTTAAAAGAGTTGTTCAAAATGATAGATACTGACAACAGTGGCACAATTACTTTTGATGAATTGAAAGACGGGTTAAAGCGAGTAGGCTCCGAGCTTATGGAGTCTGAAATAAGAGATCTGATGGATGCAGTAAGAACAGTTCCTTCTAGCTGACAATTTTTTGTTTCCGTTTTCTTTGTATAATAAATACTTATCTTGTGAGTGTTTGCAGGCGGACATTGACAACAGTGGCACGATTGACTATGGCGAATTCCTTGCTGCAACTGTGCATCTGAATAAGTTGGAAAGAGAGGATAATTTAGTGTCtgctttctctttctttgaCAAAGACGGTAGTGGTTACATTACCATCGACGAGCTTCAGCAAGCCTGCAAGGAGTTCGGCCTAAGTGAGCTTCACCTTGACGATATGATCAAGGAAATTGATCAGGATGATGTAAGTCTAAtctctccttttctctttaGCTATGTTGCGTGGAAAAGGAAACTAAAACGAACACCAGGAAACGTTTTTTCGAAAAAAATATAGCTAGGAAATGGTGATAGAAACGGAAAAGAAACTGAAACGGATACGGGGCCAACATTGTCTTGCCACGCACTAAATTGTGCATGTAAAGCACGCCTAATCAACCAAAGGGTCAAATGTTCTTGAAAACAGAAGTACACGAGTTGAAAGTGACAAAAATGAAAATACCAAGGGTTAAAATGACAAAGTACGGGCTCTTCCGAGTATTATCTTAACCATTTCTTGATGCTAAGTTGTATTTAGGGATATTAAAATGGGTTGTCGTGTCATAATTGTGTTGTATGGTTTCCAATGATCAATTTCTTAATTGTGATTATTCTATTATTCGCATTGGACACCCCTTGCCGGGGGATTCAACCTATTATCGAGCAATTTTTGGTCCTTTTGCTCGcaaaatgggtaaattacacccatggccactgaattttagctattttaatattgtggcctatgaccattgaactttacaattTTTAACATCAGTAACTCCTCgcaatgaccgttaacgacctcaaaatgaaaatattcaagagtTGAAGTTGTTCATaatgatatttaccatgaaactacattttttattttccaaaatcacctttttggagctttctctctctaaaaattctctctcctaaccaaacaacacctaaatgacctaaaaacgaaaattttcaagaattaaagttcattagaatatcattaactcttcaaatttttattttgaggccgtcaatggtcgttttgaggcgttgagtggccaccagtgttaaaaagtaaagttcagtagccataccgttaagaattgaagttcagtggtcataatgttaaaatagataaagttcagtggccgtgggtgtaatttacccctcaGAAAATCTTGTTGATTCAGCCTCTATACTTTCATATATTGTAACATTTGGTCTATGTACAATTTTCAGGAACATTTGACCCTTGTTAAACATATTACCTTTAAATTGCACGTCACGTGCTCTTCCCGTATTATCTTAAATTGAAATACACTAGTCGAAAATGACAAAAATGAAAATACAAGGGTTAAAATGACAAAATACGAACTCTTCCCGCATTATCTTAACCATTAATTGATTTTAAGTTGCATTTTGAGTGTATCAAAGCGGGTTATCGTGTCATAAAACACGGTTTGAAACGATGAATTTGTGAATTGTGATGCAGGATGGGCAAATAGATTATGCAGAATTTGCAGCAATGATGAGGAAGGGAAATGGAGGAATTGGGAGAAGAACAATGAGAAACACAATTAATTTGGGAGATGCATTAGGCTTGATTACTGTTGAATCTGATTGATTTGATGTTCTAACTAGAGAAAACTTGTATGGAGTAATGTTTTATAAACCATTGCCATATTTTGATCTTTATCAATGGCCTAGCCAAATtttgtttctgtttttcttgTCCTCCATTGAACTTGTCTGCCTGCAATTTTTTAGGTTAAATGCACCGTTGGTCGTTGGTCATTGAACCTATATGATTGTCTCGAAATGGTTACTCGACttcaatttgtttcaataaaatcactcaacttcgagttttgtctcaattagatcATTCCGGCCATTTTAGTGATTAAAAAGCATCTGAATGATAACATAGGTGACACGTCAGTGTGAGTCAACTTAGATTCCTGAccgaaatgacacatgacatccacgtATGCTCCACCTGTCTATCACGTgtcagttatttttatgaaaaaaaataaaatttagtttttttttcataaaaataacgaACACGTGGTTGTCACGTTTCATTCCGGTCATTTTCGGTTTATTTTGGTCAGAGATTTGAGTTTATTGCAATGCATTTTAATCACTGAAACCGGTGGAGTCGCCTAATTgaaacaaaactcaaaattgagtgattttattaagacaaattgaaattaagTGGCAATTTTGAGAAACTATGTAAGTTCAATGACCAATGGTACATTTAACCTTGAGATTAGGGCTGGAAACGATCCGCGCTTTGGTTGCTCATACTCGGCTTGTTAGAAAATTGCTAGTTCGAGCTCAACATCCTATTCGTGAGTTGTTTGTGGGCATGTTGACGAGTTTTGCTCGAGAGTAGCTCGTTAGTtcatttgacttttttttaacacaaaactacatagttcGGAAACTTGTAAAACTAAAGTTTATATAAAAATACATTGTTTTACATTTctctttttataaaaaatattattattaaacaaaaaatCAAACCAAGCTTGCTTGCGATGCTCGGTTCGTTAGAAAATTGACTAGCTTGAGCTCAATATCCTGTTTGTGAGTTGTTTGGAAGCATGTTTACGAGTTTTGCTTGGGAGCATCTCATTAGTTTTGTTCATGAATTTCATTCGTGAACGattcatttgaaatttctttaatacaaaactacatagttcGGAAACTTATAAAGCTAAAGTTTATACAAAATTACTATTGTTTTACATTTCTCTCTTTATAAAAACatattattgttaaaaaaagtTAATCAAACCAAGCTTGCTCGCGAATGTGTTCGTAAACATTATAATCTGAGTTTGTTCATGAATCTATAATGAAGTCTGCTTATAAGCTTTCGAGCTGAGTTTTGTTCAAGTTCGGCTCGTTTATTAGGGTTGGTTACGGTTGAATTTATGTTGTTGTAGCGGCCCCCTCTTCCGCGATTGTGACGGCCGCCGTATCGCCCACCGCGATAGGGCTGTGGCGCGCGATTATGCGCTGGCCGATGGGAGTGGTGCGGCGGCTGTTCACCAACTACAGTACTGTATCAAAGGGAACCCACTTACTCTCATTTACGTATTTTTGGGTGTTTATGTTTTCCTTTGATTCCGTCTTCCTCTCGTCACAAGTTAGAAGCTCGCTCTCGTCCTTGTGTCTTCCTAGGTTACCCATCCAATCATCGCGGGTACAAATGCTATGATTTATCCCAAAACCGAATTATCATCTCTCGTCATGTCGTATTTAACGAATCTGTTTTTCCTTTTGCTGTCAAAAGCGCAAATTCCAACTCTACTCCTAAGGTCGACACTGAAATCGGTGGATTATCACCTCCTGTTCATTTCGAACCAAACTCTCCGTCTCCCAGTCCTCCCACCTTGTCGTCGTCGAGTCTGGTCCCGTCCGCGTCCTCCGAAACAGGCTTCTCGTCGCCTGCGTCTGTCACTCCACCTGTGTCTGTATCTCCTTCTTCGCGTTTTGTCCCGTCGACATCCGCGTCGTCGTCCCCTGAGTCCATTGCGTCTTCTGGCTCCTCGTCGCGTCTGTCCCCTAATTCGTCCCCAACACGACCATTGAGTTCTGAAAATAATTCCCCAAATAGAACAGCGACCGCTGTTCCACAGCAATCACCCACCAATCTTTCCGATCCAGATACAAACGTACACCGCATGACCACACGAGCACAACACGGGATTTACAAATCCCGTCGCCTGCTCAATTTACACACTTCCACATCATATAACATTTCCCCTTTACCCAAAACACCAGCCCTTGCATTATGTGATCCCAATTGGACacaagccatgactgatgagtttgaggctcttattgaaaataagacATGGGTACTTGTACCCCGTCCTAAAAATGCTAAtgttattcgtagttggtggattttcaggcacaaaacgAAACCGGACGGATCATTTGAAAGATACAAGGCCAGACTAGTTGGCAACAGGTCAGGACAATTGGCCGGTGTTGACTGTGGCGACACATTCAGTCCTGTGGTCAAAACAGCGACTATTAGGGCAGTTCTCAGTATTGCAATTTCCAAAAATTGGAATCTTCGTCAGTTGGATGTCAAGAATGCTTTCCTTCATGGGAATCTTCATGAAACAGTCTACATGCATCAACCATTGGGTTTCCGTAATGCAAAATTTCCAGATCATGTTTGCCTGCTTCAGAAATCACTCTATGGCCTAAAACAGGCTCCACGAGCCTGGTATCAGCGGTTTGCCGCATATGTTACTAAAGTGGGATTTACCAACAGTGTATCAGACAGCTCTCTCTTTATTTATCACCACGGCACAGACACGGCCTATATCCtcttgtatgtcgatgacattgTGTTAGTCACTTCGTCTGACAGTCTTCAGTAGTCCATCATCTCCAAGCTCAGCTCGgaatttgcaatgaaagacttgggtccaTTACATTACTTCTTGGGAATTTCTGTCACCCAATCACATGGTTCCCTATTCTTATCACAGCGAAAATATGCATCTGAAATTATTGAGAAAGCAAGTCTCGGATCCTGCAATGCAGCGGCTACCCCTGTTGACACTAAACAGAAGCTCAGTATATCTTCAGGATCAGCTTATCACAATCCCACTGAATACAGAAAATTGGCCGGTGCTCTTCAGTATCTGACACTCACCCGACCTGACATATCATATGCCGTTCAGCAAGTTTGTCTGTTTATGCATGATCCAAAAACCACACACATGGCTGCCCTCAAGAGAATTCTTCGGTATGTTCACGGCACACTTGACCTTGGTCTCAGCTTCATTGCTTCATCTCCCACCCAATTAATCTCCTATACGGACGTGGATTGGGCAGGCTGTCCCGATACACGTCGTTCTACTTCAGGGTACGGTGTTTTTCTTGGGGATAACCTCATCTCTTGGTCCGCAAAGAGGCAGCCCACGTTATCCCGTTCCAGCGCTGAAGCCGAGTATCGCGGGGTGGCAAACATTGTGTCAGAAACGTGTTGGATTCgaaatcttcttcttgaacttggcTACCCGGTCCAGAAATCCACCATTGTTTATTGTGATAATGTCAGCGCCGTCTACTTAGCCGGCAATCCGGTTCAGCACCACCGCACCAAACATGTAGAAATGGATATTCATTTCGTTCGCGAAAGAGTAGCCAAAGGAGAGGTTCGAGTTCTACATGTTCCCTCTAGATATCAAATTGCTGACATTTTCACCAAAGGTCTACCTTCCCCACTCTTCGAAGACTTCCGTAATAGTCTCTTCGTTCGGCCTCCGAACGTATCAACTACGGGGGAGTATTAGAGATTATattgtttatatattatttattgatAGAGTTTATCTCAACCATATACAGTTAGCTAGTATTAGTTATTCACTACAACAAGGATTGTACTCTGTATATATATTCAGTTATGATTCAATAACAAGACCCAGTGATTCAAACTGTTACAGATTCGATGTTCTAACTAGAGAAAACTTGTATGGAGTAATGTTTTATAAACCATTGCCTGATTTTGATATTTATCAATGGCCTAGCCAAattttgcttctgtttttcttGTCCTCATTGATTAGGGGTGGAAAAGAGCCGCGTTTTGGTTGATCATGCTCGGCTCGTTCGAAAATTGACTAGCTCGAATTCAACATCCTGTTTGTGAGTTGTTTGGGAGAATGTCACGAGTTTTGTTCGAGAGCAGCTCATTAGTTCTTTTCATGAACTTTGTTCGTGAACGATTCATTTGAGATTTCTTTAACACAAAAATAAATAGTTCGGAAACTTATAAAACTAAAGTTTACATAAACAGCTTGTTCATATGAAATTTTGGGATATTCGGAAAGTCGTTGAATTAATTTGGACTAAAAAGAAAGTTTATCAACAATGAAACTATTTGTTTCCCACAAACCAAGAATTAACATATAATGTGAAATTTTACGTTTACTTCGAGAAAAATACACTCGATCAATCAAATTCGTTATACATATTACTATACGAGAGATGTTTGAtgcaaagaaaaaaaagtatatatgtAGTATTAATTGATGCTTCAAATGTATTATTTTGGGAATACTctaaaaaacattcaacatataATATGTACTTCGGCAAGTTCTTTAATACCGAGGAAATTTCGTCCTAATCTgtaatttatgaaaaaaaagaaaattagattCTGTTTGGTACgatgtaatgcaatgtaatgtaaacaaagttgtaatgtaatgaaATATAATAATGATTCCATTACCACGTTTGGTcggtaaattttaaaaaaattggtgaaatttaattattattacaaTACTTATGTTTGTTTCGTCAAATGTAATTAGAAACTTCAATTATTCTCAAATTTTTATATGCAAGGGAACATTATTGAGAAACGATTTCAGAAATTATATTGAGTAAAGTTAGGATACAAAAATACAACTTGGTTGATTTGGTAAAGTAAGTAAAGCAATGATATAGTAAagcctctatataggaataacctttattttgtataaaaaaactcggtcccaacttggtaaTAACCTCTATAACCAAActatatttagtaataacctcccaattgttatacaaatagtctggtcccaagtgtattcctatatagaggttttactgtatatacaATTAAGGAATATACCCTACAAGTGATCTCATAAATCCCATGCGAGCTCATATGCTATG comes from the Euphorbia lathyris chromosome 5, ddEupLath1.1, whole genome shotgun sequence genome and includes:
- the LOC136228772 gene encoding calcium-dependent protein kinase SK5 isoform X1; translation: MHRDLKPENFLFENDEEDAALKATDFGLSVFYKPGESFTDVVGSPYYVAPEVLRKHYGPEADVWSAGIILYILLSGVPPFWAETEIGIFRQILQAKLDFESEPWPSISDSAKDLIRKMLERSPKRRLTAHEVLCHPWIVDDRIAPDKPLDSAVLSRLKQFSAMNKLKKMALRVIAESLSEEEIGGLKELFKMIDTDNSGTITFDELKDGLKRVGSELMESEIRDLMDAADIDNSGTIDYGEFLAATVHLNKLEREDNLVSAFSFFDKDGSGYITIDELQQACKEFGLSELHLDDMIKEIDQDDDGQIDYAEFAAMMRKGNGGIGRRTMRNTINLGDALGLITVESD